Proteins from one Longimicrobiaceae bacterium genomic window:
- the scpB gene encoding SMC-Scp complex subunit ScpB, translating to MVEALLFASQAPLSAEDLARAEEGLDEQRVEEAVAELRAEYEREERAFAVFEVAGGWQLLTRPEYAPVLERFDTVPAASRLSAPALETLAIIAYRQPVGRAEVEEIRGVGAGGVLKTLQERGLVEVVGRGEGLGRPLLYGTTPFFLQHFGFRTIDDLPRSEELPVVLAQRDKESGSHAQ from the coding sequence ATGGTCGAGGCGCTGCTCTTCGCCAGCCAGGCGCCGCTGAGCGCCGAGGACCTGGCCCGCGCCGAGGAGGGATTGGACGAGCAGCGGGTGGAGGAGGCGGTGGCCGAGCTTCGCGCGGAGTACGAGCGCGAGGAGCGGGCGTTCGCCGTCTTCGAGGTCGCCGGCGGCTGGCAGCTCCTCACGCGGCCGGAGTACGCGCCGGTGCTGGAGCGCTTCGACACGGTGCCCGCCGCGTCGCGCCTGTCCGCGCCCGCGCTGGAGACGCTGGCCATCATCGCGTACCGCCAGCCGGTGGGCCGCGCCGAGGTGGAGGAGATCCGCGGCGTTGGCGCCGGCGGCGTGCTGAAGACGCTGCAGGAGCGCGGCCTGGTGGAGGTGGTGGGCCGCGGCGAAGGGCTTGGCCGTCCGCTGCTGTACGGCACGACGCCCTTCTTCTTGCAGCATTTCGGGTTCCGCACCATCGACGACCTGCCCCGCTCCGAGGAGCTGCCGGTGGTGCTCGCACAGAGAGACAAGGAAAGTGGGTCGCATGCCCAGTAA
- a CDS encoding segregation/condensation protein A, with product MEAAGTVARDPYEVDLERFHGPLDLLLHLIRNQDIDIFDIPISRITAQFLAAIRSVEHLELERAGEFLEVAATLIRIKAQMLFPRHGDAGDEEDPRAELVRRLLEYEHFREAARHLEQAERVRARLYGRGFVEVRPAPRLADLPLTTEWGEVWTAAMLLGERLAEPAAGYHIHGQPVRVDEKMALVQEALERSRRVELAALVAPWGTRMHAVVTVLACLELAKRNTVRLRQVSPFSPLWIFRAREGQ from the coding sequence CTGCTGCACCTGATCCGCAACCAGGACATCGACATCTTCGACATCCCCATCTCGCGGATCACGGCGCAGTTCCTGGCGGCGATCCGCAGCGTGGAGCACCTGGAGCTGGAGCGCGCGGGGGAGTTCCTGGAGGTGGCGGCCACGCTGATCCGCATCAAGGCGCAGATGCTCTTCCCGCGCCACGGCGACGCGGGCGACGAGGAGGACCCGCGCGCCGAGCTGGTGCGGCGGCTGCTGGAGTACGAGCACTTCCGCGAGGCGGCCCGGCACCTGGAGCAGGCGGAGCGCGTGCGCGCCCGGCTGTACGGCCGCGGCTTCGTGGAGGTCCGCCCGGCGCCGCGGCTCGCGGACCTGCCGCTGACGACGGAGTGGGGCGAGGTGTGGACTGCGGCGATGCTGCTGGGCGAGCGCCTTGCCGAGCCCGCGGCGGGCTACCACATCCACGGCCAGCCGGTGCGGGTGGATGAGAAGATGGCGCTGGTGCAAGAGGCGCTGGAGCGCTCGCGGCGCGTGGAGCTGGCCGCGCTGGTGGCGCCGTGGGGGACGCGGATGCACGCGGTCGTCACCGTGCTCGCGTGCCTGGAGCTGGCGAAGCGCAACACCGTGCGCCTGCGCCAGGTTTCGCCGTTCAGCCCGCTGTGGATCTTCCGCGCGCGCGAGGGCCAGTGA